GACCTCGACATTCCCGTCCGTGTCGAAGGGCTGCCGACGGTGCGGGAAGCCGACGGGCTGGCCATGTCCTCCCGCAACGCCTATCTCAGCGCCGACGAGCGTGCCCGCGCCCCGGAACTGAACCGGGCGCTGACCGCGGCGGCCGAGGCGCTGGCCCGCGGGGGCGAGGCCGACGGTGCCCTGACCGCCATCCGCAGCCGCATCGCCGAGGCGGGATTCGGCACCATCGACTATGTCGAGCTGCGCGATGCCGAAACGCTGGAGCCGGTGACTGCCGTCACCCGTCCCGCCCGCCTCCTCGCCGCCGCCTGGCTGGGCAAGGCCCGGCTGATCGACAATGTTCCGGTGAGTCCAGCTGGTTGACCACGCGGATTGTTCGCAGGGCCGATTTATCAGCATTTGACCTGCCTTTGCTGCAGGCCTAGCATCATCGCCGATGGGACGTGAGACCCCCGGGATTGGGGGCGGAAAGGCGATCGTGCGGCTCGTCCGTCGCAACCGGCATGGGGAAACGGTGTCCCTGATGCCGCTGGTTCTGGCCGGCCTGCTTCTTCTTCTGGCGGCGCTCGGCACCACGGGTGCCGTGGTGGCCAGCAAGAACCGCGCGCCTGCGCCTCAGGCACAGCGGGGGGGCGACAGGAAATACGCCGCCTTGCCGATGATGACCTTCGGTCTGGGCGGCGGCGACGCGCGGATGGTCGACGTCAAGGTGCTGCTGGAGGTCGACCCGTCGGTGGACGGCAAGGTCGCCGATCCCTACGTCCCCCGCATCTCCGACCAACTGTCCGACCGCTTGCGCCAGATCGACCCGCAGCAGCTGACCGGCGCCGACGGGGCGATGCTGATGAAGACCACGATCGCCGGCGTGCTCGACCGCGAACTGCGCGGTGTGCG
Above is a genomic segment from Azospirillum ramasamyi containing:
- a CDS encoding flagellar basal body-associated FliL family protein, with amino-acid sequence MRLVRRNRHGETVSLMPLVLAGLLLLLAALGTTGAVVASKNRAPAPQAQRGGDRKYAALPMMTFGLGGGDARMVDVKVLLEVDPSVDGKVADPYVPRISDQLSDRLRQIDPQQLTGADGAMLMKTTIAGVLDRELRGVRVKEILLDRMVVR